The genomic stretch GACGACATCGAAAGATCTTGTTATTATTACTGGCTCGATTTATTTAGTGGGAGAGATATTTTCGTTGTTTGATACCAAGCACCACGTTTTCTGTTAAACGAAACTTTTATATATAAATTGTTATATCTATTGATATAACATGAATAATGGGTCAATTTTAATGGGGAAGGAGAATATTTTGAGATACCCAAGGTTGGATACTGTTCTCATGGTAGAGGAATTTATAAAGCACCATGATGGCGAATTCAAAAAAAGAAAATTATGGGAATCCTTGCCCAAAAAAATGATGTATCAAACATTCTGCGTTGTTATTGATTACTTATTCTATTCAAGAAAGATTTCAATTGATGCAGAGGGGAAACTAGGATGGATCTATTATCCTGAAATTGCCAAAGAATACTACGTTAAATTTGGTTTGGGACGAAACAAATGAAATTACCTTCAACAACAAGATTCTTTGATGATGCTATCAAGGAAGCATTTTACAAGCTGGAAAAAGGCGATGACTCAGAACGCGAATTATTTCGACTACTGAATCAGGCAATGGACAATATCGAGCAAAATGCTTTCTGTGGGATTCAAATACCTAAACGACTTATTCCTAGACAATATTTTGATAAGGGGATAAAGAATTTATGGAAGTATGATCTGCCTCGTGGCTGGAGATTGATGTACTCAATTGTGAACGAGGAAGTTGTTGTGGTTAGTATTATTCTCGAATGGTTTGACCATAAGGAGTATGAGAGAAAATTCAACTACTAATTTGAACTATCAAACCGAAAACTGTCCTTATTTGCGGGCTTTAATTAATTGAGTTTAATATTCTATCCGCGAAGCAACTCTTCAATGGACTTGATCACTTCCTCTTCTTCAGGTTTTCGTTGTTTTTTATTCTTTTTTTCCTCAACGTCCATTGGTTCTTGTTGCTTTTCTGCAAACGGTCGTGGCTCTTCAACGTTCAGTGAAGAAGGAAGCGTCCATTCATCCTCGTCTTTTTTTTCCTTTTCTTTAGGAAGATGTTGATTTATCTTATGCTCAAATTCTGATTCCTTTTCTTTCTTCTGTTCTTCTGGCAGTTTATTGTCCTGCTGATACCCTGATTTGAGTGGGTCATTTGATGCCTCTATATTCTGATAACGTTGCTGGGATTGGTATCCTGAGCTGATTTCATTCTCCTGGTGAGCATAGTGGCTACCCATGCCAGGTCCATGATCTTCCATAATGGCTCTGACACCAGCTGAAGCTCCATAATGTCGCTGCATCCAGGGTTCATCATCGTGATGGCTGTGGTAAACCATGACGGAGAACAAACAAGAAAGGGCATATAAATCTTTGGATTAAGAAATCAAAAAGCTAAAAAGAAAAAATAAAGAAAATGTTTAATTGTTTACTTATCCTTGAACTCTTCCTTTGACATCAACGGTTGCAGTTTTGGTGAATTCTGCACCGCTTGCGGTTTTATAATACACAATGTCAAACACCAGAGTTTCGGATGTTCCTTCAGTATATCCAACCCCTAATGCACTAAAGACTGCTTCATTCAAGGTTAATGTTGCACCGTCATTATATGCTTGGTCGACCAGTAATGTCGCAGTATGTACAGATCCATTAGCAAGTGTGACATTGATCTCGGTAATGTTAATTGGTACACCACCTGCATATCGAAGATTTACGGTAAAGTCACCTGTTTTGATAATAGAATCAGTACATCCAAAGGGTGCAGCAACCGTACATTGATCACCTTGGAATCTTCCGGGATTCAACACACCAAAATAGGCAAGGGCTGCAATCACAATCAGCACAACTAAAATTGCCCAGCCATACGTCATTAAGAACTCCATAGCAGCTTGAGCTCGTCTTCTCATAATTCCTACCTCCTTTTTTCTCTTGCTATCGTTATCTTTTTAGATCTCTCGGGATAAACAGACAGTCCTTATTTGTATTCTATCTCGTCCTCCTATATAAACCTTTCGTAAATAAAAACATTTAAAAACTTGAAAGGATGCATGAAAAAAGACAATAAAAAACAGGTGGGATATGAGAACAAGAGGTATGAGAACTGCACAGGCCGCTGTAGAATTAATCGTTGTCCTAGGAATTGGTCTCATTGTCTTTCTGAGTATTCTTTCACTGAGTTATGAAACTTCAAATCGTGTTGGCGGAGCATTTCAAAGCACAAAGGCCTCTACGGTTGTTGATGATCTCGCAGATGCTGCTACTCTTGTCTACCAGCAAGGTAGTGGTTCAAAAACCACGGTTTTTGTGACTATTCCTTCAGATGTTTCTTCTATTGTTGTGGAGGGAAAAACCATTACCATGACGCTCATCGTGGCAGGAGAAGAACGAGTTGTCTACCGCAGTACTGACTTTAATGTTTCTGGTTCTGTTCCTACTACGGCTGGAAATCATTGGATAGCTATTGAAGCCCAATCAGCACAGGTTGTTATTGGGGATCTCATGCCTCCTACGGTTATTGATACTGCTCCTTCTGGTTTTATAGCGGTTACTAGTACAACGCTGAGTGCAACAACCGATAAGCGGGCAGCCTGTAAGTATAGTTTGCTTGATGAAAACTACAGCAGTATGCCGACAACCTTCAATGGTCAGGAAACAACCCATACTGCTTCAATAGGACCGCTCGGAGAGGGAGCTTACACCTACTATGTACGATGCGCTGATATCAGCGGAAATGTTATGAACTCCTCAGCCCTCATTCAGTTTACGGTTGATGTAACTCCTGACACGGTAAAGCCAGTTATTAACAACCTCCAAGCATTACCAAACCCTGTTGCTCCTGGTCAAACCATTACCATTACGGCAAATGTTACTGACAATAACAACGCAGTCCATACGGTTCTGATCCAACTGAATGGAATAAATCATACCATGACCATGGCAGGAGATCTTTACTCTTATGCTGGTTTCAATACTACGGAGGTGGTTGGAACATACAATTATACTATTTATGCGAATGATACGTCAAACAACACCGCTATTCCTGTCACTGGAAATTTTAGTGTGGCATGGGTTCCCCAAAAAGTACTGCTTACGTATTTTGATGCTACCACACCGAACTACCCCAAATCTCGTTTATGGAACGGCTCAGCGATCTCAGCAGAGCAATTCGCTTTATCAGTTGGCAGTACGAACAGTGGCTGGCATATCCTTAAAGCAGCCAGAACACGGCAGGAACAGATCTTGGTTACCAAAGATACGAACGATGACATCAATGTCCAAGTTTGGAATGGTTCTCTCTGGCATAATCTTTCAGAGATCTCTACTGATAGTGGGAGTACAAGCTATCGAAGTTTTGACGTTGCCTATGAACAGCAATCTGACCGTGCCATGATTGTTTTTCGTGATAATACGAATGGAAACGTTCCCCATTATGTATTGTGGAATGGTAGCTCGTATAGCTCCGAAGGAACAGCCCTTGACGGAGGGAATAATGTCCAATGGATTCGTTTAGCAGCAAAACCTGAAACCAATGAGATTCTACTTGTTACGTTAGATAGTGCTGGCGATCTCAATGTTCAACAGTGGGATGGTACTGCGTGGGGAGACCTTACTGAAATTGAAACTGATGCGGAAACAACAGATTTTCAGAGTTTTGATGTTGCCTATGAACAAGTAAGTGGCCGTGCGCTTCTTGCCTGGATGCCTCTTGATGAAAGCCAACCCCATTATCGTCTCTGGAATGGCTCGACATGGACACCGGAAACCATAGCAAATGATATGGGTTCTTCAGATGTACGGTGGGTTAGCCTGGTAGCAAAGCCCGCAAGCAATGAATTAGCACTTGCAACCGTCGATGCTGGAAATGATCTGAATGTGCAGCTGTGGAACGGCAATGTTTTTGGCACGGTTACTGAGCTCGATAATAGCATTGAATCTTCCGCACAACGTTCCTTTGCGCTTGCCTACCAACAGAACAAGACCGATCTCATGGTCGTTTATGGTGATAGCAGTGATAATGTTCCTGTGTATTATAGGTACAATGGGTCTTGGTTTGGTCCGTTTGATGCGCTCAATATCGGAGCATCTCCTCGTTGGCTGACCATGGATGCAAACCCTCATACCGATGAGATGGGTCTTCTCGTCCTTGATAGCGCGAATGATGTCAGTATCCAACGCTGGAATGGATCTGGATGGATAGATTATGCTGAACTCGAAACGTCTTCAGAGAATCAGTATGGCATGCCTATTGCTTTAGTTTACTCTGGTTTTGATGAAGGTTTTATTGTTGATCAAACACCACCATTACTCCTGAATCTCGCTGCTCAGTTTATTACCAGCTCTTCTGCAGTTATTTCTTGGGAGACTGATGAAGCAGCAAATGCAATCCTCGCGTATGGAACATCCGTGAGCTTGGACACTGTTGTTACGAATAGCAGTTTAGGATTCAATCATAGCTTTGCCCTCTCGGGATTACTTGAGAATACGCTCTATTACTACCAAGTCACGAGTTGTGATGCGAACAATAACTGCAATCAATCGTCCGTATACAACTTCACCACGCTTTCAGTTTACCGTGCCATGGTTACCTACTTTGATAGTGTGAATACCACTACTCCACGCTATCGTCTCTGGAATAGCAGTTTGGGTGCTGAACAATCTGCCTCTAGTGTTACAGGAACACCGATCTGGCATCTTCTTCGTTCAAATCCAATGATTAACGAAAAGATCTTGGGTGTGCTTGATACAACAAATAGTATCGCTGCCCAAATCTGGAATGGTAGTGCATGGAGCTCTGCGCAACAACTTTCTGCTAATGGAGGAGGAACCAGCACTCGTTCCTTTGACATTGCGTATGAACAGGATACTGGCAGAGCACTGGTTGTCTATCCACAGGGAAGTCAGCCAGCCATTCCTAAATACCGTCTTTGGAATGGAACTTCTTGGCTACCAGAAGCAAGTACCGGAGTTGTGGGAACAGGAATCTTGCGCTGGGTACGATTAATAGAAAAGCCAGCTTCTTCAGAACTCATCTTAATGACCCTGGACAGTAATAGCGACCTCTATGCTCAGGTATGGAATGGTTCTCTGTGGAGTTTTGTAACCCTTCTTGAATCGACTATTGAATCACCATCTTACCAGGCATTTGATGGAGCTTATGAACAACAATCAGGAAATGCATTACTCGTGTGGGCAGAGAAGGATAGTGCTACACCAAAATATTCCACATGGAATGGAACTGCTTTCTCGAATGAGGCAGCTGGCAAGAGTACGGGGTCGACAGACCTTTTCTGGCTCAAGCTTGCTCCTGACTCTCAATCAGATACCATGCTCTTGGGTATTCTTGACGGCGGAAGGGATATGAATGTTCAGATATGGAACAGCAGTGGTTTTAGCACCGATGTTGAGCTTGATAGTGATATTGAAACCTTTAGCCAGCGTGCCTTTGACGTGGTCTATGAATACAATACCTCACGAGCAGTGCTTGTATACGGCGATCGTAATGATGATGTCCCGGTGTATTACCTCTATAATGGTACGCTTGCTGGCCCTTACGATGCTCTCGACGTAGGTGGCGATCCTGCATGGGTACACCTTGCATCAAGTCCTTACACTAATGAAATCCTTATGCTTACTCTTGAGAATCAAAACGATGATGTTTCATTCCAGCGATGGAATTCAAGCACGTGGAGTGATTACACTGAAATAGAAACTTCCTCTTCACTTACTGGAGAACAGATGGCATTGAGTTATGATCGCTATTCATAATTGTTATTACGAGCGAGCATCTATTTGCTCAATAAATTATGCGAGTGAGTATATCATGACGATTCCTCAAACCATAATGATAAAAAATACAGACAAGCGATCACAGATCAGTTTGGACCTTCTCATTGTCTTGGGAGTTTCCCTGATTGTTTTTCTTATTATTCTCTCTCTTGTTTTCCAACGCAATATAACGGTAGAGGCAGGAAAGACACGGCTTTATGCAAAAGCTGTTGCAGATCGTGTTGCCCATGCCATTACTGCTGTTGCACGTGCAGGCCATGGAACCGAGATGATTCTTTCGTTATCTCCAACATTAGGAGACAGCACTCCTTATGAGATTCAGGTTTATCCCTCAGCTCATCGCGTGCAGATTTCATGGTACTCACATGGTGAGCAACAGACATACAGTGCACCACTTACGACTGCAAATATCACCGGTACTGTCAATACGTCTCGTGATCTGATCATAACCAATAATGCTGGAGGAGTCTCTCTGACTTGGTAAATATCATGGTAAAATCAGCATCAAATAGGCTCTTGAGAAGATTAAGAAAAAAGGGAC from Candidatus Woesearchaeota archaeon encodes the following:
- a CDS encoding fibronectin type III domain-containing protein encodes the protein MRTRGMRTAQAAVELIVVLGIGLIVFLSILSLSYETSNRVGGAFQSTKASTVVDDLADAATLVYQQGSGSKTTVFVTIPSDVSSIVVEGKTITMTLIVAGEERVVYRSTDFNVSGSVPTTAGNHWIAIEAQSAQVVIGDLMPPTVIDTAPSGFIAVTSTTLSATTDKRAACKYSLLDENYSSMPTTFNGQETTHTASIGPLGEGAYTYYVRCADISGNVMNSSALIQFTVDVTPDTVKPVINNLQALPNPVAPGQTITITANVTDNNNAVHTVLIQLNGINHTMTMAGDLYSYAGFNTTEVVGTYNYTIYANDTSNNTAIPVTGNFSVAWVPQKVLLTYFDATTPNYPKSRLWNGSAISAEQFALSVGSTNSGWHILKAARTRQEQILVTKDTNDDINVQVWNGSLWHNLSEISTDSGSTSYRSFDVAYEQQSDRAMIVFRDNTNGNVPHYVLWNGSSYSSEGTALDGGNNVQWIRLAAKPETNEILLVTLDSAGDLNVQQWDGTAWGDLTEIETDAETTDFQSFDVAYEQVSGRALLAWMPLDESQPHYRLWNGSTWTPETIANDMGSSDVRWVSLVAKPASNELALATVDAGNDLNVQLWNGNVFGTVTELDNSIESSAQRSFALAYQQNKTDLMVVYGDSSDNVPVYYRYNGSWFGPFDALNIGASPRWLTMDANPHTDEMGLLVLDSANDVSIQRWNGSGWIDYAELETSSENQYGMPIALVYSGFDEGFIVDQTPPLLLNLAAQFITSSSAVISWETDEAANAILAYGTSVSLDTVVTNSSLGFNHSFALSGLLENTLYYYQVTSCDANNNCNQSSVYNFTTLSVYRAMVTYFDSVNTTTPRYRLWNSSLGAEQSASSVTGTPIWHLLRSNPMINEKILGVLDTTNSIAAQIWNGSAWSSAQQLSANGGGTSTRSFDIAYEQDTGRALVVYPQGSQPAIPKYRLWNGTSWLPEASTGVVGTGILRWVRLIEKPASSELILMTLDSNSDLYAQVWNGSLWSFVTLLESTIESPSYQAFDGAYEQQSGNALLVWAEKDSATPKYSTWNGTAFSNEAAGKSTGSTDLFWLKLAPDSQSDTMLLGILDGGRDMNVQIWNSSGFSTDVELDSDIETFSQRAFDVVYEYNTSRAVLVYGDRNDDVPVYYLYNGTLAGPYDALDVGGDPAWVHLASSPYTNEILMLTLENQNDDVSFQRWNSSTWSDYTEIETSSSLTGEQMALSYDRYS